The Procambarus clarkii isolate CNS0578487 chromosome 37, FALCON_Pclarkii_2.0, whole genome shotgun sequence genome window below encodes:
- the LOC138349631 gene encoding uncharacterized protein, translating into MQDNGSSVNKIPTNNIDAQEDINISEAKEKNGEQELKLKKMKKKRRLSEDSTIKVHIQENQNRKIREAKDKNVEQEDKSLKKMKKHRLSQDTTVTAHQCLLTAEASTFIRVPKDHILEGSKTSIILKPSNKKEERNNLKIVKKEDESVGKGQVMMVQKKITHYLSDSR; encoded by the exons ATGCAGGACAATGGATCAAGTGTCAACAAGATACCAACAAATAATATAGATGCCCAAGAAGAtatcaacatcagtgaggcaaaagaaaagaatggggagcaagagcttaagttaaagaaaatgaagaaaaaacGAAGACTGTCTGAAGATTCAACTATTAAAG TTCACATTCAGGAAAATCAAAATAGGAAGATCAGGGAAGCGAAAGACAAGAATGTAGAGCAAGAGGATAAGTCCTTGAAAAAAATGAAGAAACACCGACTTTCTCAAGATACAACTGTGACAG CACATCAGTGTCTACTTACTGCTGAAGCAAGTACCTTCATCAGGGTTCCCAAAGATCATATCTTAGAAGGGTCGAAGACGTCCATTATTTTGAAGCCATCAaataaaaaagaagaaagaaataATTTGAAGATAGTCAAGAAGGAAGATGAATCTGTTGGAAAAGGGCAAGTCATGATGGTTCAGAAGAAAATAACGCACTATTTGTCTGATAGCAGATAA